From a single Streptomyces rubradiris genomic region:
- a CDS encoding DoxX family protein, translating into MNIAYWIVAGLLAVFYVYAGTLKVSRSREQLRPMMAWVDRVPLPALRALGTVEILGAAGLILPPLTGIAPSLATAAAIGFVLLQAGAITVHLTGEDRRITLNAGLAATAAVSVWLATGL; encoded by the coding sequence ATGAACATCGCCTATTGGATCGTCGCGGGACTGCTCGCCGTCTTCTACGTCTACGCAGGCACGCTGAAGGTGAGCCGGAGCCGCGAGCAGCTCCGCCCGATGATGGCCTGGGTCGACCGGGTGCCCTTGCCCGCCCTCCGGGCGCTGGGGACGGTCGAAATACTCGGCGCGGCCGGCCTGATCCTGCCGCCGCTGACCGGCATCGCTCCCTCGCTGGCGACGGCCGCGGCCATCGGCTTCGTACTCCTGCAGGCCGGCGCGATCACCGTCCACCTGACCGGCGAAGACCGCAGGATCACGCTCAACGCCGGGCTCGCCGCCACCGCGGCCGTGTCCGTCTGGCTGGCCACCGGGCTGTGA
- a CDS encoding SRPBCC family protein produces MSTVKEAVEVGVPVHTAYNQWTQFESFPNFMEGVEEVTQLDDRHNHWTTKIGGVRREFDTEIVDQLPDERITWRTVSGDTSQRGSVRFERVDDTHTRVELVLEVEPSGAVEKAGDLIGTIDRRVKGDMKAFKEYIEGRGTESGAWRGRIKPGDSGRPAL; encoded by the coding sequence ATGAGCACGGTCAAGGAAGCGGTGGAAGTCGGCGTACCGGTGCACACCGCCTACAACCAGTGGACGCAGTTCGAGAGCTTCCCGAACTTCATGGAAGGCGTCGAGGAGGTCACCCAGCTGGACGACCGGCACAATCACTGGACCACGAAGATCGGCGGGGTACGGCGGGAGTTCGACACCGAGATCGTCGACCAGCTGCCGGACGAGCGGATCACGTGGCGCACGGTCAGCGGCGACACCAGCCAGAGGGGCAGCGTCCGCTTCGAGCGGGTGGACGACACCCACACCAGGGTGGAGCTGGTGCTGGAGGTCGAGCCCAGCGGGGCCGTGGAGAAGGCCGGGGATCTGATCGGCACCATCGACCGCCGTGTCAAGGGCGACATGAAGGCATTCAAGGAGTACATCGAGGGGCGCGGCACGGAGTCCGGCGCGTGGCGCGGCCGGATCAAGCCGGGCGACTCGGGCCGTCCGGCCCTGTGA
- a CDS encoding isocitrate lyase/phosphoenolpyruvate mutase family protein, giving the protein MRIIEVHSPLAAVIAEHAQGKGPNKRAFHGFWSSSLTDSALRGLPDIELLDMELRLSWIDQIFSVSTLPLVMDGDTGGQVLHFEYMVKAMERRGVSAVVIEDKSGEKRNSLLPGDGLHTMAPVDDFCEKISRGKAAQSSSDFMVIARLEGLITGLSRQEILDRAGAYVAAGADGLVLHSRSADERPVLDLARELRERHPHTLLVAIPTAYPSVTEEDLHAAGFNLIIYANQMLRAATRAMEEVSHRILDHGRALEAGELCIETSKLLSMPDDKRPIVRAPRS; this is encoded by the coding sequence GTGCGCATCATAGAAGTGCACAGTCCACTGGCTGCCGTCATCGCGGAACACGCCCAAGGGAAAGGTCCGAACAAAAGGGCGTTCCACGGATTCTGGTCGAGTTCGCTGACCGACTCCGCACTGCGTGGCCTGCCGGACATCGAACTGCTCGACATGGAACTGCGGCTGTCCTGGATCGACCAGATATTCTCCGTCAGCACCCTGCCCCTGGTCATGGACGGGGACACCGGAGGACAGGTCCTCCACTTCGAATACATGGTCAAGGCCATGGAGCGTCGTGGTGTCTCGGCAGTGGTGATCGAGGACAAGAGCGGAGAGAAACGAAATTCCCTGCTGCCCGGTGACGGACTGCACACCATGGCGCCGGTCGACGATTTCTGCGAGAAGATCTCCCGTGGAAAGGCCGCACAGTCCTCCTCCGACTTCATGGTCATCGCACGTCTGGAGGGGCTCATCACCGGCCTGTCGCGACAGGAGATCCTGGACCGCGCCGGCGCCTACGTGGCCGCCGGTGCGGACGGTCTGGTGCTGCACAGCCGCAGCGCGGACGAGCGACCCGTGCTCGACCTGGCCCGCGAACTGCGCGAGCGTCACCCGCACACCCTCCTGGTGGCGATCCCCACCGCCTACCCTTCCGTCACCGAGGAGGATCTGCACGCGGCGGGCTTCAACCTGATCATCTACGCCAACCAGATGCTCCGCGCGGCGACCAGAGCGATGGAAGAGGTCAGCCACCGCATCCTCGACCACGGCCGGGCCCTGGAAGCCGGGGAACTCTGCATCGAGACCTCGAAGCTCCTGTCGATGCCCGACGACAAAAGGCCCATCGTGCGGGCACCCCGCAGCTGA
- a CDS encoding LLM class flavin-dependent oxidoreductase, translating to MGAYVSYGTGHHAASWRHPASDTTATRNLGHYVEVTRLAEQHLFDTLFLSDAPAVFNDDRAGFGGRVTFFEPLTLMSALAMVSQDIGLVATSSTTYKEPYNLAREYASLDIISEGRAAWNLVTTSKQAAARNLGLPSHPAHAERYRRANEFIDIVQGLWDTWEDDAFPADKAKGRFYDPAKRHELRHRGSVFSLDAELNVSRPPQGHPVIVQAGSSEAGRELAARTAEMVFTAQPDLESALVFAKDLDRRASRYARLNPDVIILPGLTVYAGTTEKEAREKVEELQSLIRPEFGLSMLSDLVGGFDLSSCDIEGPLPRLPPSNANTSRRALIERLAYDEGLNVRQLYERMTTSRGHMTLIGSYDAVTDEIVRWFESGAADGFNIMPPLLPESLGDFSENILPRLRHRGVFKRRYRPGTLREKLGLRRPENRYVTQNVTTSEGEHHHAR from the coding sequence ATGGGTGCCTACGTCTCCTACGGCACCGGCCACCACGCCGCCTCCTGGCGGCATCCCGCAAGTGACACCACGGCCACGCGCAACCTCGGCCACTACGTAGAGGTGACCCGGCTCGCCGAACAGCACCTGTTCGACACGCTGTTCCTGTCCGACGCCCCGGCGGTCTTCAACGACGACCGGGCCGGCTTCGGCGGACGGGTGACCTTCTTCGAACCCCTCACGCTGATGAGCGCACTGGCCATGGTCAGCCAGGACATAGGCCTGGTGGCAACGTCCTCGACGACCTACAAGGAGCCCTACAACCTGGCTCGCGAGTACGCCAGTCTCGACATCATCTCGGAAGGGCGCGCCGCCTGGAACCTGGTGACCACATCGAAGCAGGCAGCCGCCCGGAACCTGGGGCTGCCCTCCCACCCCGCGCACGCGGAGCGGTACCGACGGGCGAACGAGTTCATCGACATCGTGCAGGGGCTCTGGGACACCTGGGAGGACGACGCGTTCCCCGCCGACAAGGCGAAGGGCCGGTTCTACGACCCCGCCAAGCGCCACGAACTGCGTCATCGCGGGAGTGTCTTCTCCCTGGACGCGGAACTCAACGTCTCGCGACCGCCGCAGGGTCATCCGGTGATCGTGCAGGCCGGTTCCTCCGAGGCCGGCCGTGAACTGGCCGCAAGAACGGCCGAGATGGTGTTCACGGCCCAGCCGGACCTGGAATCCGCCCTCGTGTTCGCGAAGGACCTCGACCGGCGTGCGTCCCGCTATGCCAGGCTCAACCCGGACGTCATCATCCTTCCCGGCCTCACCGTGTACGCGGGAACGACTGAGAAGGAGGCCCGGGAAAAGGTCGAAGAACTCCAGTCGCTCATCCGGCCGGAATTCGGCTTGAGCATGCTGTCGGACCTCGTCGGCGGATTCGATCTGTCCTCGTGTGACATCGAGGGACCGCTGCCGCGCCTGCCGCCCAGCAACGCGAACACGAGCCGTCGCGCGCTCATCGAGCGACTCGCCTACGACGAGGGGCTGAACGTCCGCCAGCTGTACGAGAGGATGACCACCTCACGCGGGCACATGACTCTCATCGGCAGCTATGACGCGGTCACCGATGAAATCGTCCGGTGGTTCGAAAGCGGCGCCGCCGACGGGTTCAACATCATGCCGCCGTTGCTTCCGGAAAGCCTCGGCGACTTCTCCGAGAACATCCTGCCCCGGCTCCGGCACAGGGGAGTCTTCAAGCGGCGGTACCGACCCGGGACGCTTCGCGAGAAGTTGGGACTGCGTCGTCCCGAGAACCGGTACGTCACCCAGAACGTCACCACATCGGAAGGGGAACACCATCATGCGCGATGA
- the htpG gene encoding molecular chaperone HtpG, which yields MPTETFEFQVEARQLLQLMIHSVYSNKDVFLRELVSNASDALDKLRLEKLWDDSLDADVSDLHIEIDIDKDARTLTVRDNGVGMSYDEVGQLIGTIANSGTAKFLQELREAKDKAGEDGLIGQFGVGFYSGFMVADEVTLLTRRAGESQGTRWSSRGEGTYTLEKVDDAPQGTSVTLHLKPADPENQLHDYTSPWKIREIIKRYSDFITWPIRMVPEKSGDDDSTPEPETLNSMKALWARPRDEVSDDEYHELYKHIGHDWRDPLETIRLQAEGTFEYQALLFLPAHAPHDLFTRDFKRGVQLYVKRVFIMDDCEALLPPYLRFVKGVVDAADLSLNVSREILQQDRHIEMMRRRLTKKVLSTVKEMMTKDQERYGTFWREFGTVLKEGLVTDAENRDAILAVASFASTHHDSEPTTLKQYVERMKDGQEDIYYLTGESRQSIENSPHMEAFRERGIEVLLLTDPVDEVWADAVGEYEGKKLRSVAKGQIDLDAKDEDSADENREKQTEEYAGLLGWMKEQLDEDIKDVRLSARLTVSPACVVSDAHDLTPALENMYRAMGQEVPRAKRILELNPDHQLVKGLNQAYKEREDRTELAETAELLYSLAVLAEGGQPKEPARFVKLMADRLERAL from the coding sequence ATGCCGACCGAGACGTTTGAGTTTCAGGTAGAGGCCCGTCAGCTGCTCCAGCTGATGATTCACTCGGTGTACTCGAACAAGGATGTCTTCCTGCGGGAACTCGTCTCCAACGCCTCCGACGCGCTGGACAAGCTGCGCCTGGAGAAGCTCTGGGACGACTCGCTCGACGCCGACGTGTCCGATCTGCACATCGAGATCGACATCGACAAGGACGCCCGCACCCTGACCGTGCGCGACAACGGCGTCGGAATGTCGTACGACGAGGTCGGGCAGCTCATCGGCACGATCGCCAACTCGGGCACCGCGAAGTTCCTCCAGGAGCTGCGCGAGGCCAAGGACAAGGCCGGCGAGGACGGGCTGATCGGCCAGTTCGGCGTCGGGTTCTACTCCGGCTTCATGGTGGCTGACGAGGTCACCCTGCTGACCCGGCGGGCCGGCGAGAGCCAGGGCACCCGGTGGTCCTCGCGCGGCGAGGGCACGTACACGCTGGAGAAGGTCGACGACGCGCCGCAGGGCACCTCGGTCACGCTGCACCTCAAGCCCGCCGACCCGGAGAACCAGCTCCACGACTACACCTCACCGTGGAAGATCCGGGAGATCATCAAGCGGTACTCGGACTTCATCACCTGGCCGATCCGGATGGTGCCCGAGAAGTCCGGTGACGACGACTCGACGCCCGAGCCCGAGACGCTCAACTCCATGAAGGCACTGTGGGCGCGGCCCCGCGACGAGGTCTCCGACGACGAGTACCACGAGCTGTACAAGCACATCGGCCACGACTGGCGCGACCCGCTGGAGACGATCCGGCTCCAGGCGGAGGGCACCTTCGAGTACCAGGCCCTGCTCTTCCTCCCGGCGCACGCGCCCCACGACCTGTTCACCCGCGACTTCAAGCGGGGCGTGCAGCTGTACGTCAAGCGCGTGTTCATCATGGACGACTGCGAGGCGCTGCTGCCGCCGTACCTCCGCTTCGTCAAGGGCGTCGTGGACGCCGCCGACCTGTCGCTGAACGTGTCCCGCGAGATCCTCCAGCAGGACCGCCACATCGAGATGATGCGGCGCCGGCTGACCAAGAAGGTCCTGTCCACGGTCAAGGAGATGATGACCAAGGACCAGGAGCGCTACGGCACCTTCTGGCGGGAGTTCGGCACGGTCCTGAAGGAGGGACTGGTCACCGACGCGGAGAACCGTGACGCCATCCTCGCCGTCGCCTCCTTCGCCAGCACCCACCACGACAGCGAGCCGACCACGCTGAAGCAGTACGTGGAGCGGATGAAGGACGGCCAGGAGGACATCTACTACCTGACCGGCGAGTCCCGGCAGAGCATCGAGAACTCCCCGCACATGGAGGCCTTCCGGGAGCGGGGCATCGAGGTGCTGCTGCTCACCGACCCGGTCGACGAGGTGTGGGCCGACGCCGTCGGCGAGTACGAGGGCAAGAAGCTGCGCTCCGTCGCCAAGGGGCAGATCGACCTCGACGCCAAGGACGAGGACAGCGCCGACGAGAACCGGGAGAAGCAGACCGAGGAGTACGCCGGGCTGCTCGGCTGGATGAAGGAGCAGCTGGACGAGGACATCAAGGACGTACGGCTGTCCGCCCGCCTCACCGTCTCCCCGGCCTGTGTCGTCTCCGACGCGCACGATCTCACGCCGGCGCTGGAGAACATGTACCGCGCGATGGGCCAGGAGGTGCCCCGCGCCAAGCGGATCCTGGAGCTGAACCCGGACCACCAGCTGGTGAAGGGCCTGAACCAGGCGTACAAGGAGCGCGAGGACCGCACGGAGCTGGCCGAGACCGCCGAGCTGCTGTACAGCCTGGCGGTGCTCGCCGAGGGCGGCCAGCCCAAGGAACCGGCCCGCTTCGTCAAGCTGATGGCGGACCGCCTGGAACGCGCGCTGTGA
- a CDS encoding LysR family transcriptional regulator, protein MELRTLRYFVAVAEELHFGRAAARLHMSQPPLSRAIKRLEADVGALLFARSPVGVTLTPVGTVLLDEARALLDHADHVRVRVSAAAGAATITVGILGDGADPGVARMAAAYRRLHPGIDIRIRDTDLTDPTCGLRAGLVDVALTRAPFDETALTLRALRTDPVGVVLRADDPLARRDQLRLAELNDRRWFQFPQGTDPSWQAYWNGGRPRQGPVVRAVQECLHAVLWNGTVGLAPLGHDLPADLAVVPLIDMVPSRVVAVWNEGDTNPLIRSFIEIATAAYRR, encoded by the coding sequence GTGGAGCTACGTACCCTGCGCTACTTCGTGGCGGTCGCCGAGGAACTCCACTTCGGCCGGGCCGCCGCCCGGCTGCACATGAGTCAGCCGCCGCTGAGCCGGGCGATCAAGCGGTTGGAAGCCGATGTCGGGGCCCTGCTCTTCGCCCGCTCGCCCGTCGGCGTCACGCTCACCCCGGTGGGCACCGTGCTGCTCGACGAGGCGCGGGCCCTGCTCGACCATGCCGACCACGTCCGTGTACGGGTGAGCGCGGCGGCCGGCGCCGCGACCATCACCGTCGGCATCCTGGGCGACGGCGCCGACCCGGGAGTGGCCAGGATGGCCGCCGCCTACCGCCGACTCCACCCCGGCATCGACATCCGCATCCGCGACACCGATCTGACCGACCCGACCTGCGGGCTGCGCGCCGGACTGGTCGACGTCGCCTTGACCCGGGCGCCGTTCGACGAGACCGCCCTGACGCTGCGCGCGCTGCGGACCGATCCGGTCGGGGTGGTCCTGCGCGCCGACGATCCGCTGGCCCGCCGCGACCAGCTGCGGCTGGCCGAACTGAACGACCGCCGCTGGTTCCAGTTCCCGCAGGGCACCGACCCCAGCTGGCAGGCGTACTGGAACGGCGGCAGGCCGCGCCAGGGGCCAGTGGTGCGCGCCGTCCAGGAATGCCTGCACGCCGTGCTGTGGAACGGCACGGTCGGCCTGGCCCCGCTCGGACACGACCTGCCCGCGGACCTGGCCGTGGTGCCGCTGATCGACATGGTGCCGAGCCGAGTGGTGGCGGTGTGGAACGAAGGTGACACCAACCCGTTGATCCGATCCTTCATCGAGATCGCGACAGCCGCGTACCGTCGCTGA
- a CDS encoding cupin domain-containing protein produces the protein MSEETRTSEPQAGPAVSVVGPGDGETIVLGTTHMRVLEDGSHTGHRLAIAESVLAPHTQGPPQHRHSQHDEGFYILSGTVRFTVGDEDYDATTGTLVLVPPGTPHTFANLSGRPAVMLSTFTPDLYVQYFRDLQEVLAGGRPLTPRATVDVMSRYATEPAADLA, from the coding sequence ATGAGCGAAGAAACAAGGACCAGCGAGCCGCAGGCCGGCCCCGCCGTATCGGTGGTGGGCCCCGGCGACGGCGAGACGATCGTTCTGGGCACCACGCACATGCGCGTCCTGGAGGACGGCAGCCACACCGGGCACCGCCTCGCGATCGCCGAGTCCGTCCTCGCCCCGCACACCCAGGGACCGCCTCAGCACCGCCACTCCCAACACGACGAGGGCTTCTACATCCTCTCCGGCACCGTGCGGTTCACCGTCGGGGATGAGGACTACGACGCCACCACGGGCACGCTCGTGCTGGTTCCGCCCGGCACCCCGCACACCTTCGCCAACCTGTCCGGCCGACCCGCCGTCATGCTCAGCACCTTCACCCCCGACCTGTACGTGCAGTACTTCCGAGACCTTCAGGAGGTGCTCGCCGGTGGCCGGCCGCTGACGCCGCGGGCCACTGTCGACGTGATGAGCCGCTACGCCACCGAGCCCGCGGCAGACCTCGCCTGA
- a CDS encoding alginate lyase family protein, with amino-acid sequence MQDKDIPARRRRKSPRSALALTAAATLLATGLLAWPGSQRAQAAPAAFAHPGVTVSRAQLDFARGKVLAGVQPWKGAYDQMMASKYASLSRTPKPRAVVECGSYSNPNYGCTDEREDAIAAYTDALAWYVTRDERYAKKAIELMDAWSAVLKDHTNSNAPLQTGWAGSSWPKAAEIIKYTYTGTWADSGRFATMLRDVYLPEVVNGSNSNGNWELSMMEAAVGISVFLEDKTAYDAAMARFRTRTAAYVYLASDGDLPKTVPSQNLNTRDKIVSYWQGQSTFVTGLTQETCRDFTHTGYGISAISHVAETSRIQGQDLYGTDVGERLRQALGFQSTYELGAAVPGWLCGGSVDRGLGPVTEVGYNALHNRRGIAMTNTGTLTGQNRPAGSNNLFVAWETLTHGDNPN; translated from the coding sequence ATGCAGGACAAAGACATACCCGCCCGACGTCGCCGTAAGTCCCCCCGTTCCGCTCTCGCACTCACCGCGGCGGCGACCCTGCTCGCCACCGGGCTGCTCGCCTGGCCCGGCAGTCAGCGGGCGCAGGCCGCACCCGCCGCCTTCGCGCACCCCGGCGTCACCGTCTCCCGAGCCCAACTCGACTTCGCCCGTGGCAAGGTGCTGGCCGGCGTCCAGCCCTGGAAGGGCGCCTACGACCAGATGATGGCGAGCAAGTACGCGAGCCTCAGCCGCACCCCGAAGCCCCGTGCCGTCGTCGAGTGCGGTTCGTACTCCAACCCCAACTACGGTTGCACGGACGAGCGCGAGGACGCGATCGCGGCGTACACCGACGCGCTCGCCTGGTACGTCACCCGTGACGAGCGCTACGCGAAGAAGGCCATCGAGCTGATGGACGCCTGGTCCGCCGTGCTCAAGGACCACACCAACAGCAACGCGCCGCTCCAGACGGGCTGGGCGGGCTCCTCCTGGCCGAAGGCCGCCGAGATCATCAAGTACACGTACACCGGTACGTGGGCCGACTCGGGCCGGTTCGCGACCATGTTGCGCGACGTCTACCTGCCCGAGGTCGTCAACGGCTCGAACTCCAACGGCAACTGGGAGTTGTCGATGATGGAGGCGGCCGTGGGAATCTCCGTCTTCCTGGAGGACAAGACGGCGTACGACGCGGCCATGGCGAGGTTCCGCACCCGCACCGCCGCCTATGTGTACCTCGCCTCCGACGGCGACCTGCCGAAGACCGTCCCGAGCCAGAACCTGAACACCCGCGACAAGATCGTCTCGTACTGGCAGGGCCAGTCGACCTTCGTCACCGGACTCACCCAGGAGACCTGCCGCGACTTCACCCACACCGGATACGGGATCTCCGCCATCTCGCACGTGGCCGAGACCAGCCGCATCCAGGGCCAGGACCTGTACGGCACCGATGTCGGCGAGCGGCTGCGACAGGCGCTGGGCTTCCAGTCCACGTACGAACTGGGCGCCGCCGTCCCGGGCTGGCTGTGCGGCGGCAGCGTCGACCGCGGGCTCGGCCCGGTCACCGAGGTCGGCTACAACGCCCTGCACAACCGCCGGGGCATCGCCATGACCAACACCGGGACCCTCACCGGACAGAACCGCCCGGCGGGCAGCAACAACCTCTTCGTCGCCTGGGAGACCCTGACCCACGGCGACAACCCGAACTGA